The following DNA comes from Nocardioides sp. JQ2195.
ATGCCGTGCCAACCGTCCCCGGGGACGTCGTTCGACCCGTCGTGGTTGTGCTCCCCGAGCACCAGGGCGTCCTCGCGCACCGCGGTCGCCGTACGACGGATGGTCCTGGCCACCTCGTGGTTCAGGTCGACCTCGTGCAGGCGCCCCGTCATGTTGGCGACGTCGATGCGCCACCCGTCGAGGTCGTACGGCGCCTGCAGCCACCGCCCGACGACGGAGTCCGGGCCTTCGGTGAAGGCGGCACGGAGCGCGGGATCGGCGTGGTTGAGCTTGGGCAGCGTGTGGTGCCCCATCCATGTCGCGTAGCTGCCGTCGGGTCGGAAGTGGTACCACCCGCGGTGGGGGTCCTGGTCGTCGGAGCTGGCGGAGGTGAACCACTCGTGGGTGTCACCGGTGTGGTTGGCGGTCAGGTCGCCGAGGATCCGCCACCCGCGTGCGTGCACGGCGTCGACCAGGCGCCGGTAGGCCTCGTCGCCACCGAGGAGGGAATCGACCCGGTCGAACGTCGATGCGTTGTAGCGATGGTTGGACTCCCCAGGGAAGACCGGTGTCGTGTAGACGATGTCGGCGCCGACCTCGGCCACGTGGTCCAGGTGCTCGGTGATGCCGTCGAGGTCGCCGCCGAAGAGCTGCAGGGGAGTGCGGGGGTCGCTGCCCTCGAAGACCACCACGTCGTCCCAGGCGGCCGGGACAGCCCAGTGGGGGGTCTCGCGCTCGGCGGTCGCATCCGATCGGGCGAAGCGGTCCGGGAAGACCTGGTAGACGACGCCGTCACGTGACCAGTCCGGGGCAGGCCCGTGCGAGCTGAGCCTGAAGTCGAAGGCGTCGGGGACGTCGTGGTCGTGCAGTCCCGCCGCGGTGAGCCAGCGCTGGTCGCCGTCCTCGCCGACGAGCAGGAAGCGGTAGTTCATCACCGGGTTGTGCATCGGCAGCTTCGCCTGCCACCACACGCTATTCTCGTCCCGGACGGCCGCCGCGCGGAGGAAGATCGGCTCGGCATCGGTGACGGTTCGCACCCAGACCTCCCGGGTGTCGTCAGCCAGGGCCGTGCTGCACCGGATGTCGACCACGTCGCCCAGCTCGGGGGACTCGTCGGAGACATGGATCGGGGAGCCGTCGTGGTGGGGGGAGTGCAACAGGTCCATGGGCACCAGTGTGGCCTGATCGAGCCGGGTCCGTGCAAGCCGGCCGGGTGCTACCGCTTGCCGCTCGGCTTCCCGGCCGGCTCGAGGAAGACCGCACCCGGCCCACGCGGCGCCACCTCGTCGTGGGGGTTGTTGAGGGCGCAGTTCCTGAGGCTCAGGCAGCCGCAGCCGATGCAGCCGTCGAGCTTGTCGCGGAGCCGCTCGATGCGCTCGATCTGCTCGTCGAGCCGAGTGCGCCACAGCCGGCTCAGTCGCGTCCAGTCGGCCTTGTTCGGGGTGCGGTTCTCCGGGAGCGTGGCGAGGGCCTCGGCGATCTCCTCCAGGCTCAGCCCCACGGTCTGGGCGCTGCGGATGAAGCCGATCCGGCGCAGGGTGGACTGGTCGTAGCGGCGCTGGTTGCCCGACGTACGCACGGAGTGGACCAGGCCGCGCGACTCGTAGAAGCGGATCGCGGACGTCGCGACCCCAGAACGCTCGGACAGGTGACCGATGGTGAGCTGCTTCATGGGGACCTCGGACTTCAAGTGACCTTGAGCTTGTATCACCATGGTGCCACGAGGGAGTGGAGCCGGAGACAGGAGTCGAACCCGCGACATTCGCTTTACAAGAGCGACGCTCTACCAACTGAGCTACACCGGCGTGCATTGAGCGAGCAAAGTCTAACCGCCGATCCGCCGGTTGGCCCATCGTGGTGGCATCCCCTCTACGCTGGGTGCATGGCGAACCCGATCCGCATCCAGGCGCCGGCAGCGGCGTGCACCGAGACCGACCCGGGAGCAGTCGCATGAGTGAGGACACCCGCACCATGCGCGAGCGGATGATGGCGGGCGACCCCTACATCGCCGACGATCCCGAGCTCGCCGAGGCGAGCCAACGGGCGCGTGACCTGATGGCGGCCTACAACGCGACCACGTCTCGCCAGGAGCCGCTGCAGCGCTCGATCCTGGAGCAGATGCTCGGCGGCATCGGTGAGGAGACGATCCTTCGCCCGCCTCTGTACGTCGACTACGGCACCCAGATCACCATCGGGGCCCGCACGTTCGCCAACTTCGGCCTGGTCGCCCTGGACGTCGCCGAGATCAGGATCGGCGACGACGTGCAGATCGGGCCCAACGTCCAGCTGCTCACCCCCACGCACCCGGTCGAGCCCGGTCCGCGGCGCGAGAAGTGGGAGGCCGCGCAACCCATCACGATCGGCGACAACGTGTGGCTCGGTGGCGGCGCGATCGTCTGTCCCGGTGTCACGATCGGCGACAACACCGTGGTGGGCGCGGGTTCGGTCGTGGTCAAGGACCTGCCGGCCAACGTGGTGGCGGTCGGCAACCCGGCCCGCGTGCTCCGCTCGATCGAGGAGTGAGCGCGGAGCTCGCCGGGCGTCGCCGGTGAGTCCCCTGACCCCAGGGCTGAGGCACGATCTCGGATCCGCAGCCGATGCCGTGGTGGCCCCGGTCGCCACCACCAGGAGCTGGTCGCTCTCACTGGCCGCGATCCGCGCTGGGCGGGGTGAGCCGGCGGTGGTCAGCTGAACGCGTCGAGGGTGTCCTGCGAGGACCGCTCCGCGCCGTCGGCGAAGGACATCACGTCGGAGTCGTCGCCCGCGTATGAGGCGGCCGTGTCCCGGGTGGACTCCAGCGCCGCGCGGAACAACGCCGTGAAGTCGCCGGCGAAGTCGACGGAGTCGGCGAGCGCGTGGATCTCGTCCTGCGTGGGAGCCCCCACGAGCTCCGGGGCATCGACCTCGATGCCGTGGTCGATGCCGTGGTCGCGCACGGTCACCGGGACCTCCTCGCCCCACTCCTCGAGCAGGTCGGCAGCAGTCTCGATGCGTGCGGACGCATTGGTGCGGGCCAGCTCGACCGCTCCGCCGACCCGGGCCGGGACCGGCTTCCCGAGCCCCGCGTCGAACAGGCTCAGCAGCGCGGCGTCACGGTGGATCATCTGCGTGACCAACTCCACCCGGTCGGTGATCCTGGCTCCACCGTCGTCGCCCTCGGCGGAGTCCGTCGAGTCGGACGAACAGCCCGAGACCAGCAGGCCGAGCAGGAGGACCAGGACCACGGAGAGCTTCATCGGACCTGACGAACCTCGAAGTCGGACGTGGCGCGAGCCACGGCATCCTGGCCTGCCACGATCTGCAGCTCGCGCTCGCCGGAGTCGATCGTGGTCCGGAGGACGCCGAGCACGGCGGTCGCCGTCGCCCCCAGGGCGAAGGCGGGGTCCTTCGTCGTCCGGAGGTGGGCGGTGAAGAGCGCGGCGGTGAGGTCGCCGGAACCGTTGGACTTGATCGGGAGTCGCGGGGTCTGCACGAGCCAGGCGCCGTCGTCGGTGACCGCGAGCATCTCGATCGTGTCCTCAGCTGCGGACGGTTGCTCGACGCTGGTCACCAGCACGGTCGAGGGGCCCATGGCGCGGGCCAGGTCGGCCGACGCAAGGGTCTCCTCGAGGGTGGCCGGCGTGGTGTCGGTGAGGAAGCCGAGCTCGAACTGGTTCGGCGTGATGAGGTCGGCGGCCGGCACCACGCGGTCGCGCAGCAGCGGCGGGATCGCAGGGTTGACGAAGCAGCCGCTCCTGGCGTTGCCCATCACCGGGTCGCAGGTGTAGGTCGCGGCCGGGTTGGCCTGCTTCACCCGGGCCACCGCGTCCAGGATCACGTCGCCGATCTCCTCGCCGCCCTGGTAGCCCGAGAGCACCACGTCGACCTGGTCGAGGACCCCGCGCTCCTCGATGCCGGTGATCACCTCGCGCACGTCGTCGGCGGCCAGCAGCGGACCGCGCCACGCGCCGTACCCGGTGTGGTTGGAGAAGTGCACCGTGAACACGGGCCAGACCTCGTGACCGAGACGCTGGAGCGGGAAGACGGCGGCCGAGTTGCCGACGTGGCCGTAGGCGACCGAGGACTGGATCGAGAGAACCTTCACCGAGTCATCTTCTCACCGTCGGCGACCACGTCCACCCCGACGCACGCCGGGTCGCGGACACTCGACGTACTGAAGGTATGGAATCCCAAACTAGAACTTGTTACAGTCAGTTCCGTGTGGGCCGCGCCACACCGGGAGCAGATGAGGTAGCAGCATGGGCAAGAAGCCGTTCTCCAACGAAGCCGACTACGTGGTGGTGGGCGCAGGATCCGCCGGATGCGCTGTCGCGGGGCGCCTCGCCGAGGCCGGCAGCAGCGTGATCCTGATCGAGGCCGGTGGCCCCGACAAGTCGATCATGTTCAAGCGTCCCGGCATGATCACGATGATCCACAGCGAGCCGAAGCTGAAGCAGAAGTTCGACTGGGGCTACTACAACGCCCCCGCGGCGCACGTCGGCGGACGCAAGATCCCGGCGACCCGTGGTCGGGTGATGGGTGGCTCCGGCTCGGTCAACGGGATGATCTTCGTGCGCGGCAACAAGGCCAACTTCGACTCGTGGGAGGCCGAGGGCAACAAGGGCTGGGGCTACGACGACGTCCTGGCGTCCTACAAGCGCATGGAGGACTGGCAGGGGCCGGCCAGCGAGTTCCGCGGCACGGGTGGGCCGGTCAAGGTCCTCGAGAACCCGCACATCTGCGACGCGGCGAAGACCTTCATCGAGGCCGGCGCCTCCGCCCTCGACATCCCGGTCAACGCCGACTACAACGGCGAGGCCCAGGAGGGCATGCACGTCATCCAGGAGAACACCAGCGACGGGATCCGGTTCTCCTCCTCGCGTGGCTACCTCACCGAGCGTGACCTGCCGACCCTGGAGGTCCAGCAGCGTGGCACGGTCACCCGGGTCGTCATCGAGAACGGCCGCGCGACCGGCGTCGAGGTGCGCGACGAGAAGGGCCAGCTGCGACTGGTCAAGGCCGGTCGTGAGGTCATCCTCTCCGCTGGCGCCTTCGGCTCGCCGCAGATCCTGATGCTCTCCGGCGTCGGCCCGGCCGCCCACCTGGCCGAGCACGGCATCGAGGTCCGCGAGGACCTCCCGGTCGGCGACAACCTGCACGACCACATGTTCATGCCGATGACGTACGCCGTCGACAACTCGCCGCACAAGAGCTCGCCGGCCTACTTCGGCACCAGCATCCTCCGAGACCGGATCAAGCCCGGCCGCACGTTCATGGCGCACTCGGTCTTCGAGGCGGGCGGCTTCGCGCACACCTCGCTCTCCGACGGTGGCGCCCCCGACCTGCAGCTCTTCGCGATCCCGTGGTCCTACCCGCCCTTCCAGGACGAGCCGGTCAGGCTGAGCCCCGACAAGCGCAACTCGCTGTCGGTCTTCTCCACGCTGGTGCAGCCGAAGTCGCGCGGCACCCTGCGCCTGGCCAGTGCCGACCC
Coding sequences within:
- a CDS encoding sugar O-acetyltransferase, encoding MSEDTRTMRERMMAGDPYIADDPELAEASQRARDLMAAYNATTSRQEPLQRSILEQMLGGIGEETILRPPLYVDYGTQITIGARTFANFGLVALDVAEIRIGDDVQIGPNVQLLTPTHPVEPGPRREKWEAAQPITIGDNVWLGGGAIVCPGVTIGDNTVVGAGSVVVKDLPANVVAVGNPARVLRSIEE
- a CDS encoding GMC family oxidoreductase N-terminal domain-containing protein; amino-acid sequence: MGKKPFSNEADYVVVGAGSAGCAVAGRLAEAGSSVILIEAGGPDKSIMFKRPGMITMIHSEPKLKQKFDWGYYNAPAAHVGGRKIPATRGRVMGGSGSVNGMIFVRGNKANFDSWEAEGNKGWGYDDVLASYKRMEDWQGPASEFRGTGGPVKVLENPHICDAAKTFIEAGASALDIPVNADYNGEAQEGMHVIQENTSDGIRFSSSRGYLTERDLPTLEVQQRGTVTRVVIENGRATGVEVRDEKGQLRLVKAGREVILSAGAFGSPQILMLSGVGPAAHLAEHGIEVREDLPVGDNLHDHMFMPMTYAVDNSPHKSSPAYFGTSILRDRIKPGRTFMAHSVFEAGGFAHTSLSDGGAPDLQLFAIPWSYPPFQDEPVRLSPDKRNSLSVFSTLVQPKSRGTLRLASADPLAAPIIDPNFLAEPDDAKVILEGVEMIRTIMADNAIARHVQEEYEPGPACTGDKLREELLRRVTTVYHPVGSCRMGVDERAVVGSDLKVRGVDGLRVADASIMPTIISGNTNAPSMMIGDKAAGIILGLDV
- the soxR gene encoding redox-sensitive transcriptional activator SoxR, translated to MKQLTIGHLSERSGVATSAIRFYESRGLVHSVRTSGNQRRYDQSTLRRIGFIRSAQTVGLSLEEIAEALATLPENRTPNKADWTRLSRLWRTRLDEQIERIERLRDKLDGCIGCGCLSLRNCALNNPHDEVAPRGPGAVFLEPAGKPSGKR
- a CDS encoding alpha-amylase family glycosyl hydrolase — its product is MDLLHSPHHDGSPIHVSDESPELGDVVDIRCSTALADDTREVWVRTVTDAEPIFLRAAAVRDENSVWWQAKLPMHNPVMNYRFLLVGEDGDQRWLTAAGLHDHDVPDAFDFRLSSHGPAPDWSRDGVVYQVFPDRFARSDATAERETPHWAVPAAWDDVVVFEGSDPRTPLQLFGGDLDGITEHLDHVAEVGADIVYTTPVFPGESNHRYNASTFDRVDSLLGGDEAYRRLVDAVHARGWRILGDLTANHTGDTHEWFTSASSDDQDPHRGWYHFRPDGSYATWMGHHTLPKLNHADPALRAAFTEGPDSVVGRWLQAPYDLDGWRIDVANMTGRLHEVDLNHEVARTIRRTATAVREDALVLGEHNHDGSNDVPGDGWHGIMNYSGFSWPVWEWLRADDTPARSFGTPVPVARRTGPQVVASMRMWLARYGWRAVSSSWNILGSHDSARIRTVTGSAARHQVAAALQFTLPGVPMVFAGDEIGLEGVLGEDSRRPMPWERRDDWDTDTLAVYSALSRIRRQHPALRRGSLRWAHVDDDALVFLREHADGNVLVCVRRAAGEPVALDPIVTGDTLLSTGGAEFCDGRLTSGEGPSLQVIAV
- the pdxY gene encoding pyridoxal kinase PdxY, whose translation is MKVLSIQSSVAYGHVGNSAAVFPLQRLGHEVWPVFTVHFSNHTGYGAWRGPLLAADDVREVITGIEERGVLDQVDVVLSGYQGGEEIGDVILDAVARVKQANPAATYTCDPVMGNARSGCFVNPAIPPLLRDRVVPAADLITPNQFELGFLTDTTPATLEETLASADLARAMGPSTVLVTSVEQPSAAEDTIEMLAVTDDGAWLVQTPRLPIKSNGSGDLTAALFTAHLRTTKDPAFALGATATAVLGVLRTTIDSGERELQIVAGQDAVARATSDFEVRQVR